TGGATAGTATATTACTATGGCAGAATCCGTATTGTCATGCTACATGAGTAGTTATGATTGATGAATTTTGGTTGTAAAATGAGATGCTGCAGATATCTCTTTTGCCATTTGAAGTATCACAATTGTAATttcctctttctcctcttttctaTAGAATATATGGCAGTCATTAGAAAAATGCATTTCATTGCATCTGTGATTTTGTAAATGTGCATTTCCTATTGTCGTTTGTGCCCTTTGGTAATTACCAAGCACCTTTTTCTTAGTAAACTACCTACATCAAATGTCATTTTTCTTTTCGCGTAGGATCAAAAGAGAGCTCCTCAAAATATGTTCAGACCACTTCTATCGAGTGTTCCCACCACCTCATTTTTGACCGGGAAAACGAATAGCATGCACCGGCCTATGTTCTCTAGGAACTCCTCACTAACAACTAGCAGTAATGCGAGCTCTGAGCATGGCACTAGTGTTGCTCCTTATACAGAGGACAGTGACCATGAACAGAATGATCTAGCTGGTGAATGGGAAAAAGGCAGAGAGGGTTCTGATATTCAAGAGGAAATATTTGTTTTTGACAGGGTCGACGAGTTAAATGAAGTTACAAATCACAATCATTCGTCAGAAAAGCTTAAAAGTGGCATTGAAATCTCTGAGGAAGACAACTCAAAAAGAATAGATCCCCAAAATCTAACAAAATCAACAGGTGACGCTGATCAGGCAGTTATTGAATCTGCTTCCCAATCTCCATATGCTGCTGACGGTGTTTCTGAAGTTGACTGTTGTGGAAGAATGGTGACTTGCATTAGATGTGGATTAGAGTTTCAGATCATGGAAGTGGATGCCAATGCCAATACAAATGTTTGTCAAGAATGTGCTGAAAGGGGTGGAACATTAGCTGCAGATCCTGGAGTCATTTTACTTGTTACTCGTAATGAAACATCTCAATTGGAAATTTCAACCGTACAAGAGCATTTGTGTGATGCAATTCAGCTTAAAACCAAAATCCCTGACTTGTTGATAAAGGATAGGAGTGAAGGTATGCTTGATAATCAAGAATTGCGAAGCAGTAATCCAACTGAAATGGTGATGAATAAGGCGGAAGACCTTTTGGAACAGAATTTGGTCAGCCATGTTGAAAATGAAAGTCTAGAAAGCCATTTTGATTTGGAAACTAATAGTCAGAGCGAGGTTATTGCTAATGAGCCTGACGGCAGCGATAAGCTACCAGAAGCTGGACCAAATATTCATTCAAATCTCAAGATTGATAATCCTGAAGCCACAGGCATATCACTACTATTGCAAAGGTCGAGCAGCAGTAAGTGGCCTGTTGTTCAAGGAAGGGCCTTTGCTTCTACAAATATTTCGTGTTCTGAGCCTTCATATGCACGGGATAACACAACTGCCATGAAACGCAGCATTGGACGGGACAGCTCTTCAGCTTCTTCTTCTGTTGATCTCGGTTCATCTAGACAAACAGGGGCATGCATTCAGCGCAATTTGAGTGACAGGAGAGTTGAAATCGACAAGGGAATGACTGATCATTTAAGTTATCAAGCTACTGGTTCAGGCTCAGAATTGTCAATCAACACCTCTCCTGCTCCACCTCACCCTGAACATGTAAGTAGTGAGGATTTTGGTTGCTTGGTTGACAATGAGGAAAATAAGGTCCCAAAAACAACATTGCCAAGAAATGAAGAACACGATGGTACAAAATTCTTGTCAGTTGAGCAAGCTGTTGATGATGAAGATACATCTGTCTGTGCAAATAGTTGCATGGATTTGGGTGCTTCACAAATATGTAGGCAACCAACTGCAGACAATTTAGTTACTGAAGATTGCAATTCATGCAGGACTGCAAATAAAGATCTCTACCAAGATGGCACAATGAGTAATTCATATATTGAGCTACCAAGTAATATGCCGGAATCTACTTTACCTGAGGAAAATCATATGATAAATACTGAAGGCAAAGATGAGGTCTCTGATGCTACCACCCATTGCACTTCTGTTGTCATTCTAGAACAGCACAATGACCAAATTAGTTTGGAAGACCAACAGATTGAGCATGAGGCCTTGGATGTTTTAAGTATTGTGGATGCCTTGCATGGAGATCACAATTCAGTAACAGCTGACCAGGATGTTTTGGCATTTGCAAGGGAAGCTGAAATAGCAGAACTTCCTCATCATGCCAATGGTATGGTATTTTGTCATGTGCATACTTTTTCTCTTTACCCAGCAATTGTTGTACAGTTCTTTCGTTGCTTAGCTCTGCTGTATATGTTGCCTCCAAACGGTCATTCCAATATTGTTGAATTCAGGAAAATAGGAAGTGAATCTGGGTAAATGATATTGACCTATCCCTAATAGGTGGGACTCTTAAGTAATTGTATTATTTGTTTAGaaggaataagaaaaaaatgtaGCAGTATTCGACACTACTAGTAATTAATCGCCAACACTTACATGAGCCTGATGCAAGAGGCAGGTGGCATTTTCATGTTTTGGCAAATTGGCATTAGCACATCACAGTAATTAATATTATGCATTGGTGTAGCAAAATAATGAGTAGAATAATGTTGCTTTGTTGGACAACTTGTTATAACAAAGATAAAAAAGGAGAAACAGAATAGCTTGCCAATGCATGTGCATCCAATGTCATTTAGGAGAAAGATGCAGCACAGTTGGTTCTTGCTATTGATACCATATTTATAAGTCATACTTTGTTGATCTACTCGTAGATTCTGATTTCAAAATCAACAGTCATTGATCTTCACACCACCTTTACATGGCGTATTTCCGTCTCAACTAATTCATTCTCTGTTAGTGTGAGATACTGAACTTTACAAATAGAGATATTCCTGGACTCGTTACCATATCTCTGTTAAATTTGTTCTTCTCTATTATTTTTATGTGAAGGGACCAATGTTGAGCCCTAGTTAAGTATGATAAATTGAGTAGAAAATTGACAGAAGGttcaagaaaacatgagtaTTTTCATGACATATCTTCAGATTGTCTATTGGTGAGTACGTTCTAAATCAGTCTTTTAAGGTTGATGTTGATCTGGTTCAATTTTATCCTGGTAAACATGAACAAATTTTCATTTACTCTTTAGATTCATGTATTTTGGTAATCATTACCTGTAGTTCAACTCTTATGATTACTTGATAAAATAATGAGCTAGATCAAACAATGTTACATTAagaaaattattgatttaataGTTGTATAGCTTGTCTCTTGTGGTGAAAAGTTGGTACTACAAATATCAGTTTTTTCCCTTATTCTTTGTAATCCATTCTGTTGTGCAACATATTGTATCCCTTAATATAGCCCACTAAAGAGAATCAGTTTTAGAAAGATGTGAGGTTTATTGATCCATATGATGGTGGTTCTACTGGTTGTTTTGATCATCCTATGTTGTCTAAAAGTTGATGATTTTTCGGAAATGTGGCAAATGGTATGATACACTGATGGAAACATGTGtgaaattggattttttttttaatgtacttTTACCATTGCTAATCTTCGTTTATGTTGGCCATTCTCTAATGTTCGTAAATTTCCTCTATTTATGAGTTTTCTGCTCGTATAGTCAATTAAAACCTTTTATAATCATACTGCCCAAATTATATGGGTAATCCTCCTTGTTCTCTTTTGCTCATTGTTGACCTTCTAATAAGCACGTGCATGGCCATTCTAAAATGAAAAAGGGATGTTAACAGCTAAATCCATTTTGTGGGAAGTGCTGTAAAGTAAACAAGGTGCTTTGGATGAATTTGATGCCCTATAGACTTATAGAAATAGTTGGCTGTGATGAATTCGTTTCGGCTAGTTGATTAGATTGAAGAATATTAAAGAGATAAGAGCCTAGGAGAGAAACTGGTTAAGGATAGTGGGAGTGACCTTTATGTCTTTGAGGGGTAGGGTATGGAGAACATGCGAGAGTGATGCTTTTATCCTTGTGTGAGAACATggctattatatttaataaacaaGTAGTTCAAGTTGATTTATGAGGGGTAGGGGGTCAAAAATATGTGCAGGCAATGGGTGGAGAAATTTAATGATTGAAATAACTGAGGTCGTGCAAGAACATGGTGGAGGACAAGATTTAACAACTGACTCAATGGAATTTAATTTGGTGATCCATAATTGTGACGATGTTCCTTAACTTCTTGTTGGTTGGTGTGTCTCTCAAATGAAGTGTAGGTGGCGATTGAATGCTTCACACTGTTAATCTGCATGGAAACAATCTATCGTGCTTATGATTCTTGAAATCTGGTATGTTGGTAGTGACTCTGTACCACATCAATGCAGTTATGTGGGTGTGGGTGTGCTTGTGTGTAGTTTCCCAAGATCATTATGTGTACGGGACTCAAAATCCAATGAATGGTAAATGCAATGGTTACACTAACATTTCCTATGAATAGACTAATCAATCTAAAGTGAATGAGTGTAGCTTTCAGTGAGAGTTGGCTCTCCAGAGTCTCCAGGTTGTGAAAAGTATATAGTCCAGATACTGAAAAGAGATGCAATcggcttttttactttttgccGTATAATTTCTTACTGGTATGTTTTGAAGGTAAATTATCACTTTCTAACATTCTTCCCTCTACAGAAGAGGTGAGTGCTATTATCGAGGAGCCAAGGAGAGAAATGCAGAGAAGCTTCACATTAGAAGAAGCAACTGATATCGTACTATTCTGTAGTTCTATTGTTCATGATCTGGCCTACAAAGCTGCAGGTATTGCAATAGAAAAGGAGTTGCCGCTGCCTGAGGCTCCTCGTCCAACAGTCACTATTGTAGGAAATTCCACTTCCGGCATAAGGGATCTTCGAAAAGCATCGAATAAACGAGCGACGAATACACGAAAAGTTAAACAGAAAAAGTCGGAAGCTGATTGCAAATCTCCATTGAAAGAGTTGGCAGAGAATATAAAGAGCTCGACAATTACAGCTGCTGCTGAAGTTCCGAAGACTGTCGATAGTATGAAGCCCCCAAAGCTTGAATCCAAATGCAACTGTACGATTATGTAGGAGCCAGTTAATGAGTTAAggagtctttttttttaatgcatgaTCTTCTTGGATAATGAGGCTTAGAATTTTCAGCAAGGAATAATAAATTCGTTCCAAGCTCCGATTTATCGTAAAGATTTATGCCACAGTTCATCTTTTGGAGCAGTTCATGCTGTGCTGATGCTATTGTTTTGTTCAGAGGACACGGAGTGCGTCTTGAGCTTATATTCTTTTgtaaattctttttctttttctttgttaagCTGTTGCTCATTAATGGCTTTACGGTTGTAATTTAAGCTTCCAATTTTTTCAAGTGGTTTGCATGAGTGTGCAAAGTGTACTCTAATATAGTAGTCTTTGTattctgtttttcttttatctttttctctggGTAATGGAGAGGGGTTGTCAtcaccatcaccaccaccaccaccaccaccaccaccactcctGTATgcacaaatttgattttgggcACTTTTAAATGTCTCTGAGTGCCTGTTTGGCTATTGCTGGAGTTTCGATAGTTTTGTTTGCCAAGTTGTTCAAAGAAGCAGTGACAGCTTTTTCTAGCAGTTTTCCGAATGTGAAGCATAAGCTTTTGGCCGGAGCTCGTACTTTCAAGGTTAGAAAACTGATTTAGGTGTAATGTTTTGTTCGACGCATTGCTCCCAGGTTTTGCAGAGTTGTTTGCTGACTGCTCTGTGGAGAGGCTGTGAAGCATTTAGCTGATCCTGTCAGTCACCAAAACTTTTCTCGAAGTGTTACTAATTTGTGATTGTTGTTCGTAAATTGTTGTTGAGTGTTACCACTGGTTTGTGAATTTTTGTTGAAGTGCTATTACTTGCTTGTGAAGTGTTTGCACTGACCAGAATACCTCCTATTATGAAGTGTATGATGCTGTATGAATGATAGTGTGAGGaactggagagagagagaggactttTTTTCCAATAAtcctataaaatattataattggctaaatgatcctattaaaaaaatatttggctaaataaccttttttttatagTGTAGGAGGCGCAGTGGAATTTTCTCTTAAAGGCGGGCTgcaaacgattcaccgtcttcctaattttttacaaaagtggtgaatcatttactttattcttaaaaattgtttattaagattttttacgttgttaagattgtatatgatttgttgaaatttttatatgatttttaggattatatgtgagaaataaaaaaaaaaaaaatgaggttgtTATGATTGTAAgtggattattagaatttttgtttgattgctaGAATTGTATAGATAGATTATTAAGAACTTTTTTTGTTGTTAACATTGTAtgtgatttgttaaaatttttttatagttgtaTAGGATtatatggaaaataaaaaaaaataataaaagagaaagataatGAATAATTCATCGCTTTTGTAGAAAATTAGAAAGGCTTTATCACGTTAAGAGAAAATTCCATCACGGCTCCTACATAATAAAAGAACGGTTAGTTtgccaattattttttaattcagagatataaattaaataaataaagccaatgttttatttcaaaatgctcTGCAGAACTTTCTTTCATacacttctctctcttttttcttcttttttttttttcctttaaagttgtgtatatgttatatatatatacacatgtagCTTGGTGCAGCATTTGATCTGAATCACATAACCCCAATAAAAAAGTACCTGTCAACAACCTTAGTAGAtacatattataatttataagagCCAAAATAAAGGCTTCGTTCTattctatatttaaaaaatgtacaaaattagGAAATAAAAATGACAATTGGATAATGtcctttaaaaattataatataacaaaaaacAATTCAAACCCACTGTCCCtggcgcaagtggcaaaaggacttgatagttggtatccgagacccaagtttgaatcctagttgattcacatttccagctaagtttatttctaaatgaaataaacgaagcggatagcatgctacctttctctaaaaaaaaacaaaaaaataaaaaacaattcaagatagaagcaaaaaaaatagaggagggaatgtttgaaattttaagtgTTTTGCGAACTCAACTctccaaagttaaaaaaaaaatccatttctGTATTGGAGTGAGAGTTCAGATAGTCTTTTGATTTTTGTGCTGAAATAAAAGCTGATGTAGGTGACTTTTCCAAAAGCACAAAAAGAACCTctgaggaataaaaaaaaaaacaaaaaacaattcGTAGGTTCAGTTTGATTCAAcataaatcatgaaaaataaattttcatgaaaaaactattttggtggaaatttttttttatattttatagtgtttggtttataggaaaaaaaaaagtgattttatCAACATTTGCttagttgaaagaaaaaaatccatATTTGTTTGCTTCGGtggaaaataaattaatgaaaaaaaatttatacagtttgagttttcgttttctgaCCAAAAACAACATAAAACAACAACTTCAATTTTTCCTCAACGAGAAAATAATATTGCGTTGAATCAATCAagcgaaaaattatttttcatatcgaaaatatgagtccggctattatactattgatagtatcaatcgctttgtgctatcgagttttttactgttaaatctacacctttgatcatttctactaATTAGATCATACGATTCAATtagccacccactcaactctagaggaccactattatcctaaccaaTTATcaccatcattctaaccgcacattcctgcgtctaagggccgaaaatctaatagcactaaaagattggtactattaatagtatagcagcctaattcttcaaaatatatatatatttggaaatTTTAGTACACTAGGcttcttcaaaaattttattccaaaattggatccattaaaattttatttgtaaatttagtCTTTATTTTGTCATGTGGGTACCAGCATGGtgggtgaagaaaaaaaatatgtgaaagtgctaaatgattcaccgcattcgtCAAATTTTTTAAGAAGAAGGAAAACGGTGAATGGCTCAAGATGAAAGAATAAGAATcggaaaaataataaagatagAGAAGTTCTAATAGAAGtcataaaagcggtgaatcattcaccgtttatattatttattttttcagaaatttaatATAACATATGTTAGAgctctatttttataattattattttcaaaaagtATTTGTTTTACGCCAAATCTAACAACGCCCCTTCAGTTGGCGGGAAAATTCGATCAGAACGGCGGGAAAAATTTGATTGTAACGGCTCTCTTTCCCGCCGACGATCTTCTTCGTCTTCATCATCTCCTCCTCCATCATTCATCCCCCATTAATGGAGACCGTCTCCGGCTCCTCCTTCGTCTCCGACTCCGACTCCGACTCGGACTCCGGCGCCTCCTACGTCTCCGCCACCCCTCCCCGTCactccgctcctcctcctcctcatcccaaatctagggtttctaccGCTCCCTCCGCCCCCAGATCCAAATCCAACCCCAAACCCAACCCCAAGCCAAAACCCGAATCAAACGCTAAGACCTCGTCCTCCTCTCCGTCGCCCTTCCCCTCCGCCGACCTCTCGAACCCCCACCGCCTCTCCGTCAACCTCCACCGCCCTACCGCCCCCGCCGCAGCCGCCTCCTTCTCCCGCCTCGTTCGATCCCGGAGGCCTTCCTTCGATCCCTCCGACTTCGAGAATCGCAACACCGACGGCGCGGACGATCGTAACAGGCCGGCGGAGATTGTTGGGCTTCATTCGAAGCTGAAAACAATTCACCCTACTTGTGTTGGTTTACAAGGACAAGCTTTTGATACGGATCGGAGTAGGCCGGCGGCGAAGCTCAAAAGAATCCACCCTAATTCGATTGTTGTAGACCTTCCTGTGGCGGAGCCGCCGAGGCAGCGGCCGAAATGCCAAGGCGAGGGTAACTTCGTTCGGCTGAATATCAACGGGTATGGGCGTCGACACACCTACAAGAGTGGTAGGGGAAAGCATTCGACGTACTCGCGATATCGGAGATGGAGAAAGAAGGCGAAGGATTCGGGAGCTAAGGTTGGGGCTTCCGATGATGACGGGGAAGGTAATTTGGATTCGGATGCATTTTCGAACGATAGCAAGAAGTCGAAATATAGAAGTGAGTTGCTCGATGAGGCTGTTATAGCGGCTCGAGAGGACCCGTCCGATGGGAATCTTACGAATTTGCTGAAGCTGACTCATCGGTATGATTCGTTCCGCGAGGGGCAGTTGGAGGCAATCAAGAAGGTGATTCGCAGGGAGTCGACTATGCTGGTACTACCGACTGGCGCTGGGAAGTCGCTCTGTTATCAGGTAAAATACTCAGCTCCTTGCGAGGAAAACCATCCAAACATTGTGGTTCTAAGCTTGGTTGTTAGCAAAACTTGAATGGGAATTGCCTTTGATGTGCTCACCACGGTCCCCATGCGTGCCTTGAATTGTGTGTATGAACCAATTAAAGCCCTCTAGATCAAGCATGCCAGCACATTAGCGGCCTGTGATTCTGGGGTATCTGTAAAAGTACTCAGCTTGATTTGATCGGATTGGGTGTCGGGGCTAATTGTTATTTGTTTCTATTGATGAGTTCTATTTTCCGAAGAATGTGCACTTTTATATCTTTACTGTCTTACTGAAAAACCTAAGAAGCTACTAATTATACCTTGCCTTTAGGAAGACTATTGTAATTTTGAGtcctttctttgtttttcttgtttGCAGCTGCCTGCTCTTATTCTACCCGGATTGACATTGGTAGTGAGTCCTTTATTGGCCTTGATGGCGGATCAACTAAAGAAACTGCCTCCCGTTTTATCGGGCGGTCTGCTTTCCAGCAATCAGGTAATCGAGCGAGCCTTTTTGCTTTTTCTGTAATAGAATGCATAAGATTGCTGGCAGTTGCAATGGATTCACACTTTTTTGATCCGTTTCTCCTATTTCAGACAAGTGAAGAGTCTTTTGCAACCTTGCACCGGCTTCGTGGAGGCGAAATCAAGGTCTGCAATTTCTCTTCCAAAAGTTTTATTAAAGGTGGTGTTGTATAGTGCAATCTTTTAGGAGAATTGCAAGAGAAAGtagcaacaataaaaaaagagtaagCAAAGCTTATGTTGCGATCAGCTATTTTGATCGCAAAAGAATGTATTGCTATCATTTTATATACTTCCAAAGAgagaataatttataattatatgctCCTCTATGTTCATAAGCTTACGGCTTTGATGAGCACAGCGTATAGGTTCTGACGTGAACGTCAATCTTCTTGCCTTATGTTAGGCTTATAAGATAAATAGATAACTACTGGTGAGTTGCTGACATCTTTTTTATGGACCAGGTGCTTTTTGTTTCCCCGGAGAGATTTCTAAATGCAGAGTTTCTCTCAATATTCAATGATGTCTTGCCTATATCGCTTGTAGTGATTGATGAAGCTCATTGCATTTCTGAATGGTGAGTTCTATGTACAGTATATagagtgtgtatatatataaatagcttCATTCTGACCCTTGGACTCCCAATAGTGAATAATTAGTCATGCCTTTGCTCCTTGGCTGTtctataacattttttttcattgtgttatttgttttttttttttgtttttttgttttttttttctctccaaatgtacttatattatattttcatttcaGTTTGTATTGGGTTATTTGCTAAACTAGTGGCTCAAGCTTATTATCAGGTCTCATAACTTTAGACCTTCATATTTGAGGCTGAGAGCGTCACTGCTTCGACGGAAGCTTAATGTTGAATGTCTCCTTGCAATGACAGCAACTGCAACTACTAAAACTCTAGAGGACATCATGCGTGCTTTAGAGATTGCACCTACTAATCTTATCCAGAAATGCCATATAAGGGAAAACTTACAGCTCTTTGTAAGCTTGAGTGATAATAGGCAAGTATTATATCCTAACTTTGGTGGTAGCTTGGTCGAGCAATGATAACATAGCTTGATCATTGAACTTACACTCCAAACAATTTAAACCATGCAGATTGAAGGATTTAATACTATTGTTGACGTCTTCTCCTTATGTTGGTATGCGAAGCATTATTGTGTATTGCAAGTTCCAGGTAATGCTAtaactttgattttattttttgagcttTTTTGAAATCTTTTTCGTACTACATATGAACAAAACCAGGCATATTTTGACCTGGCTAGGTGATGGCTTGGCCTTCCTGATTTAAAAGATGGAATCGGtagaatttttttgtattgGAGTTTGGAAGCGGTGCAATTTATTTATGTAACTTGGAGTTCATTTAGAGAGAATCTTACTGGTAGAGCTTTAATGAAATTTCCAACAACAAAGAAACAAATTCCTATTCCCTTGTTTGATCAGGGCTATACTCATTTTCCTCCCACAACTGTGAAGCTTCTGATCATGGAAATCCTTAAGTAGGTCATATAAGATTTTGTAAAGAGTCTAAACTGCAGTAATGTTGTTCTTTTACCAGTCCGCTTAGTAGTGATTGGCTATAAATTTGTTTAAGCAGCCTCGCCATTAGGAAGGGTTTCATTAATTCAGAGGGTAGTAATACTTAATAACTTGATCCCTTCAAAGGCCATCAGATCAGTAGATAAAGTGCTATAGTAGTATCTTCAACTGATAGTTTTATCTTTTGCTACTGAACAAAATTACTCTTGATTCTTGAGTACTGCAACCCTTCTCTCCCTTTGCACCATGATGATGCCTTCCAAAAGCATGTAGTACCAAAGTAATTATCATATCATAATGCATGCTTAGTTTAACAAGGTAAAAATGTTGAAATATTCTCTGCTCAAGTGATTTAACAGCTGACAATGTTTTATGCATTCCTTTAAATGGTTAATGTTTCATATGAACACGGAAATGTTAATATTAAGTATTCTGTACTAGACTAACTTCTTTGTGCGAGAGATGATCA
This DNA window, taken from Ananas comosus cultivar F153 linkage group 21, ASM154086v1, whole genome shotgun sequence, encodes the following:
- the LOC109726382 gene encoding uncharacterized protein LOC109726382, yielding MPPSPALRISPGREHRAESAHKRGRSFESSLPLKAKDDDLLLFAEMQNREMDNFLLHTSDDFEDSISKLRYFSDYKPVTTVPAKGESSDLLNVDGDKNDYDWLLTPPDTPLFPSLDDEEPQRLSMAPRGRPQSQPISISRSSTLENTRTPRTSRGSASPHRLSPSPRSSSSVVQSRPSSASRSSPPPALRSSTPSRRPSPPPAKLSTPPTRSSTPTLRRMNSISSSQPFSSGKRGVSPVKASRGNSASPKLRGWQTSLPGFSSETPPNLRTSLSDRSVSRSRGVSPASTAGGDSYSKYRRQSMSPTPSRSASSSRSHERDLFSLSGKASVTSSGDDDADSMLSVSIGFSSNPTTRKSELAMNSRTMASKKPYRYPSACSAPKRSFDSAIRQMDQKRAPQNMFRPLLSSVPTTSFLTGKTNSMHRPMFSRNSSLTTSSNASSEHGTSVAPYTEDSDHEQNDLAGEWEKGREGSDIQEEIFVFDRVDELNEVTNHNHSSEKLKSGIEISEEDNSKRIDPQNLTKSTGDADQAVIESASQSPYAADGVSEVDCCGRMVTCIRCGLEFQIMEVDANANTNVCQECAERGGTLAADPGVILLVTRNETSQLEISTVQEHLCDAIQLKTKIPDLLIKDRSEGMLDNQELRSSNPTEMVMNKAEDLLEQNLVSHVENESLESHFDLETNSQSEVIANEPDGSDKLPEAGPNIHSNLKIDNPEATGISLLLQRSSSSKWPVVQGRAFASTNISCSEPSYARDNTTAMKRSIGRDSSSASSSVDLGSSRQTGACIQRNLSDRRVEIDKGMTDHLSYQATGSGSELSINTSPAPPHPEHVSSEDFGCLVDNEENKVPKTTLPRNEEHDGTKFLSVEQAVDDEDTSVCANSCMDLGASQICRQPTADNLVTEDCNSCRTANKDLYQDGTMSNSYIELPSNMPESTLPEENHMINTEGKDEVSDATTHCTSVVILEQHNDQISLEDQQIEHEALDVLSIVDALHGDHNSVTADQDVLAFAREAEIAELPHHANEEVSAIIEEPRREMQRSFTLEEATDIVLFCSSIVHDLAYKAAGIAIEKELPLPEAPRPTVTIVGNSTSGIRDLRKASNKRATNTRKVKQKKSEADCKSPLKELAENIKSSTITAAAEVPKTVDSMKPPKLESKCNCTIM
- the LOC109726331 gene encoding ATP-dependent DNA helicase Q-like 5; the protein is METVSGSSFVSDSDSDSDSGASYVSATPPRHSAPPPPHPKSRVSTAPSAPRSKSNPKPNPKPKPESNAKTSSSSPSPFPSADLSNPHRLSVNLHRPTAPAAAASFSRLVRSRRPSFDPSDFENRNTDGADDRNRPAEIVGLHSKLKTIHPTCVGLQGQAFDTDRSRPAAKLKRIHPNSIVVDLPVAEPPRQRPKCQGEGNFVRLNINGYGRRHTYKSGRGKHSTYSRYRRWRKKAKDSGAKVGASDDDGEGNLDSDAFSNDSKKSKYRSELLDEAVIAAREDPSDGNLTNLLKLTHRYDSFREGQLEAIKKVIRRESTMLVLPTGAGKSLCYQLPALILPGLTLVVSPLLALMADQLKKLPPVLSGGLLSSNQTSEESFATLHRLRGGEIKVLFVSPERFLNAEFLSIFNDVLPISLVVIDEAHCISEWSHNFRPSYLRLRASLLRRKLNVECLLAMTATATTKTLEDIMRALEIAPTNLIQKCHIRENLQLFVSLSDNRLKDLILLLTSSPYVGMRSIIVYCKFQAETDIVCKYLCDNNIPAKAYHSGIPAKNRSSIQGLFCSNKIRAIVATVAFGMGLDKGDVEGVIHYSLPESLEEYVQETGRAGRDGRLSYCHLLLDKTTYSKIRSLLYSDGVDEYAISKFLCQIFSSDVHSTGGICSLVKESTARKFDIKEEVLSTILTLLEIGDQQYLCLLPQLNVTCTMYFHKTSPTLLSEKNLVVASILKNCKMGMKDGNYVFDIPAVANSLRTDTSEVLNQLHDLKSLGEITYELKDPAFSFMIVKKPDDLCALSGNLTKWLSEVEKSKVQKLDAMFSVTSVAASECKRIHGCSGSHHTPCIQRKIMDYFCQTHNILDDDFHTNNSGSSPYLRADIKVFLQSNSFSKFTPRAVARIMHGISSPAFPSLTWSKSHFWGRYVEIDFPVVMEAAKVELMNFVKKGGE